In Glycine max cultivar Williams 82 chromosome 10, Glycine_max_v4.0, whole genome shotgun sequence, the DNA window CTTACAGCTCTACCACAGAATCCAAGGGATTATTATCTACAACATGTACTAGGGTATGTGGAAGGAAAGAAACAAATAAGATGGCGCTGTTGGTGGATAGCTATGACATCCACAATTTGGAAGcatagaaataaaatagtatTCCATAATGACACGCTTGACGGTAGTAAACTGATTGAAGAGGCAGTCCTATTACTATGGACATGGATTAAAGTCATGGAGAAGGACTTTGCAATTCACTTCAATCAATGGTCCTCTAACATCAAGGAAGCGTTTAGTAATTAGGTGGGAGGGGCTTTGAATTTATGTAACCTATATAGAAGGGTCCCTACAAGACTAATTGTAGTTCTGCCCTTGGCTGGGGTAGCTCGGCTATGGTTCCAATCTAGACTCCATTTTAGTCTGCAGTGGAACCACTGCACTGGGCAACCCAGTACCTTGTattttagtacctctggtactctatcaatatatattatctatttttgctgagcaaaaaaaaatgatcatgaTGTTACTGTGCtgaatgattttaattataGAAAATTTAAGGGTAATATCTTAGTAAACTATATTACTTTTACACACAGTGACAATGAAAAAGAGTGAACACCCACTGAAACAGAGACAATGgtagtgaaaaagagaaaactatactacaaatgaaaaagagaccAAGCTTACCTCGAACCCAAACAGTCACAATGGCAATGAGATCTAACAAAATGGCACGAAAATTGAAGCTTTCCTCGTACCTCAATCAGCAATACTACAACTGAAgacgtattattattattatcatcaataaaacaTGAACACCCACAGAAACTTAGCATACACGATGCTGACCTACATACCTCGCGAAGAAAGCTTTGAGCTTTGAGCACCCACAAGACTTTCAGCACCCTAGTACCAACAGTGTATGTAGGGTTCTGTTCGAGCCACACTTCGAAGAGCAGtgtagggggttctgtgggttTGAGCACCCACAAGACTTTTAGCACCCTAGTACCAATAGTGTATGTAGGGTTCTGTTCGAGCCACACTTCGAAGAGCAGtgtagggggttctgtgggttcGACTGAGGGGTTTCCGGCACTATTGAAAACAATGTGGAAGGAGGAGGGCAAGGTTTTCGAGGGCGCGGGTTGTGAAATGTGAagttttaacttataaacataacaacatcggttttctaaggataaccgatgttaactgaatatagttaacatcggttttgtaaaaatcgatgttaacatcaaataaattacatcggttttttaaaaaaccgatgttaacatcaactccttaacatcggttttgtcaaaaccgatgttaacactatgaagttaacatcggtttttccaaaaccgatgttatcatattcatcttaacatgatgttaacatcggttttttaaataaccgatgttaacatgaagtagttaacatcggttttgctaaaaccgatgttaagtaactccatttaattacaaaaatgtcaccgcgcTTTCGGTAACATCGGTTTCtgaaataaccgatgttaatgaagcGATGTTGAAagcctttttttagtagtgaattcTAAtatctaaaaatgaaaaatgaacaaaaggtCTACCATTGCAAGTTTTTTAAAGAGATCGAGCTGAAACTGCATTGTTTTTTCTGCCACATCAGACTTTCGTTGTAGCGCTAACATGTCTTGCTACAACGAAACTTCAACAACTACAAAGgacttctttacttgaatcttcgCCCTTCTGACTCATTCTCATTGTGGCAAGAATATGACTTGCTATGCTCAGTTTCTACTTAACTCTAGGTCTTCAGTCGTCAGATTCGCTATAGTGATGTGTAGTTTTGCTATGAGAATCTTCACCATTTTTCACTTGATCATTGACCCTCTTTCGCTATGGTGAGGGATCATCTCGTTGCAACGAGGTTGAGTTTGCAGCTCATTATTCCTTTAAGCTCAAAAAGGCCTTTGTAACATTAAAATTTAGCACAAATCATTAAAAACCAtctttttacattaaaatttaacattagggaataaaaattgaattttcataAAGTTCATGGATCAGAAAATTAGTTAAcccattaataaattattaaataattgatttctaaattaaagatatactataaaaattattttttttcatacataaaCTAATAACATATGCTAATGTAATGATTCATATATTTGCAAGGCCTCGAAGGTCATGTGTTCGATTCATCTCAAGCACTAACCATGGTGAAAGGGCGGTGGTTTTTGAGTGATGGGGTTTCATGGGTTACTGAAATTATTGTAGGGGAGTCGTGGAATTGAAGGGTAGTCATTACTTGGTGTGCACTTTGATTTGAGGGATGATTATTGGTTGAAAAATGGGAATTATAGTTTTTCAGAAGGAGTAGTGATATGAAATCTAGATTTGGGGGTATAGACGTTTAATACATCTTAAACAAGTACCCAAAGcaattttttacaattataaaCTGCCAAAAATAAACTACgttcaataaaaaatgacaCATGGCAGTTTTAGAAGTCGTCATATCACCACTTAACAACATAATTTAGCGTGAGACTCTAAAAcaagtaacaaaataaaatattagggACCTTGACTAGTCAACAATTTTgtttagggactaaattttttcttataaatttcatggattaattttttttttataaagttcatggattaattttttttttgaagtaaatAACTATCCTGAAAGAGAATGAATATTTGAATTGTCCAGTCACAAGAATTTTTTGTGTTCAAACTTCAATTATTCTATCAAGAATACAAAGAAATTcccctttgttttcttttcattaaaatGTAATGTTTACTACACCCACACTGATTAACTTttgctcctttttttttttaatgtgaggGAATTATAGTTGGTTAGGTAGCTAGTAGACAAGATTGTTACATGAGAAGCTACCAATGGATATGTCaattgatgatgatgaaaaCCTATTGAAGAAGTGAAATCCATGACGGTTATAACACCCTTTCCATGACGATTATAACACCCTTTTCAACATCAAAGCTTGAACATCAACatgtgacaaaaataaaaactaatttcatttattaagtTGAAAATCactacactactacaaaaaaggctttcaaagacggttataaCACCCTTTCCATGACAATTTTAAATCATCTTTGAAGCTGTCATTGTGGAAAGTCAACACTTTCCATGATGGTTTTTGAACCGACTTAGAATCTCAAATTCTACATCGATTTTcacaaaaatcatcttagaatatctgtttttaaatgtaaaaaaattaaggatttgaAGACGGTTTTAGCAAGTGACTTTCAATGATGGTTTTCTATATAACCAAATTAGAAAGtttactttctaagacgattttctgaaagaaccatcttagaaagacTTTCTAAGAATGTTCTCTAAAGAACCATATTAGAAAGCACACTTTTTTAGAcggtttttttgaaagaatcaTCTTAAAAAGATATTAGCATAAATGGCATGTAAAAGAGGACATagttaaattttcttataataagaaagatgaaaatactaCCCATCTAATTTTGTGGTAAATAATAGGAAGAtagtaaaatattgaaaaaaagaatAGTTTTCATGAACTAAGAAGTAAATAAATGTTCCTAAAAGAAGGTGAAATTAGTTAAATGGTTCATACATTAACAAGATAAAATTTCTCCCTGCTATAAGTCGGCTTCAACTAAAACAAAGTGAACTCAATGAAAGGAATATTTCAATTGAGGAAAACATGAACTTTCTTAAACACATAAATTCTTTGAGCTATGAATCAACATTCAACAATATTACCTATCTTGACAATTTTGTTGTTTCCACCAAGGACCAATGACATTAAGAAACAAAGAATTCTTAGTTCCTTGAATGGAAAGGGTAAACTCAAGAAAATATCAAGTTAACATACCCCAATATAGTAGATACAAATAAGTAGTAGTTATTATTTTGTAAcaccaaaatttaattattcaatacATAATACTTTGatttgaatttcttatttaGTAGTTAGTTCGTTGAAAGCTTTAAAGCCACAAATAAGTTGGAGTCCAAAAATATTTACACAGGAGATAGAATCCTTAAAGTGTTgattaatatttgaaatatataaataatatatgttaaaatatataatccATTACAAGGAATTTTCTAAATATTGCATAATATTGCCAAAAAGGAAAGTTATGGGAAATCTGATTTCAAAATGGTATAAAATGAGACGATTAACAAGTATAGACAAATCTAAAAGCTATCCCAATAACAACAAGATAATGAGACATGTAAGAGTCCTGAGTTTGCTATCCCGATAGGGAACATGCACACCCTCCTTTTGCTTTTTCTCATCCCCAATGCACTTATAACATTCTCAAGAGCAAGAAGACCTTTATTGATGTGTATACCTATTAGAAAAAAGTCATTAATCCTTGCCATTATCATTTTCAATTATTGAAACAATGTTTCTAACACgtattttgaaacaaaagtaTACATATCATTATATTCAAGTTAATCATGTATCACCAACCTTTTTTCAAACAAACACCATCAGAACCTGTTCTTTTAGCTAATTCAGATCCAACTAGATTTACCAAATGGAGCTTTGCTGAAAGGCAACACAATCCTCATATATTTTCATAGATCTAAAACATGAAGTCAACGAAGAGAAACCATTTTCTAAAGAAGCAACAACATATATGACTAAAGTTTTCTTTTGAAAGTCTAAACCACCAACAATTTTAAGTAAGTcatattactttaaaattcaacaaaatgtAAACATTTTAAACTCCAAAACATTCAATCAAcccaaagaaattaaagataaaaggtAAGTACAATTAAGGATTTGGAGTAGCTTCTTGAATAAACCCAACAGGGGACTAGTCCAACAGAATGAAAGGGAAAGATGAATTCAAAGAAAACTTACCAAAAGCTTTAGAACAATGCATTAATATATcacaagaaaatgaaagttGGATGGAAGAACCCattatatttttggttcttttgaGTTTCCACagtaagataaaaaaacaaaattgcagtagaagaatGTGCATTGTTCTGCCAAAGGAGAGAAGGaatgaaaagaacaaaattCTAACATGGTCACCAAGTTTAGCCATAATTAtacctaaattattttaatgtatttgggggggaaaattaagcaaaaaaaaaaggtaaatatctttattatacttaatttttcttctaaattttaatttacacttttaaaattttacttaattttaagaatatCATGCAATGCACAAATTCCTTTCTAGCTACTAACATTGTTGATATATAACAAAACTAAATGAATCAGCGATATTGTTAGATAGATATTCCATACTATACTATGAATTGAAAGAACAATTAAGAACATACATGCTGCCCCTTTATacctatttaaaataaataaagagacatGTGAATCCAATTCATTGTCATAACAGAGAGCTCttgaaaagggaacataaagaGGGAGTTTGTTCAGTTATCTACCTCAGGCTAATATCTcctattttatccttttctttcCTCCTTATAAATCTTATTACGAATAAATATGGTGATAGAGTCATAAATGAATCTAACTCATTTGATTGAGTAGTGTCtgggacattttttttttgtttgaaaaagacAAACTTAACCTTAAAGTTGAATTgggaaagaaaaaatgttttgcaCTCAAACACAACCGAGTCCacctcaaaaacaaaaataattttgcaatCCATTTAAATCGTAACAAATGGCAGATCTAGCTAACCTAACCATTGAATTGCATGAAGAAGGCCTAGGGCTTCACCTTGTGTAAcctctgtagaagcaagcttcatgatgaatcaagaatgattcaaagaagttttgatgataacaaaggtgatgacaaaaagctcaaaggtcaagaacacttcatgataacaaagatgatgatctcaagaatcaaagaatgagttcaagattgaaacaagaacacttcaaggttcaagaggaaatttgatttcaagaatcaagaatcaagttgcaagattcaagttccaagaatcaagatcaagattcaagactaaagattcaagaatcaagagaatactcaatcaagataagtattaaaaagttttttcaaaaactgagtagcacatggatttttctcaaaacctttttaccaaagagtttttactttctggtaatcgattaccagattattgtaatcgattaccagtagcaaaatggttttcaaaaagctttcaactgaatttacaatgttctaattgatttcaaaatgttgtaatcgattataatgttttggtaatcgattaccagtgtgcttgaacgttgaaattcaaaatcaaatgtgaagagtcacatcctttcacaaaaaagttttgtgtaatcgattacactgatttggtaatcgattaccagtgatagtttctgaacaaatctaaaagatgtaactcttcaaaaagtttttgactttttcaaattggttttaagtttttctaaaggtcataactcttctaatggttctcttgaccagacatgaagagtctataaaagcaatgctttattttgcattttttttaaaaacacatctatcttttccaattcattctttacacaagcaatttttccacattgatttctgagtctctttgaacttcttcttctttttcttccttttgccaaaagctttccaaagttttctggttttccaaaccttgaaaacttgtgctattcattcttttcattccttctcccttttccaaaaagaattcgccaaggactaaccgcctaaattctttttgtgtctctcttctcccttttccaaaagaacaaaggattaaccgcctaaattcttttgtgtctcccttctcccttgtcaaagaattcaaaatggcacagtctgataattcttttgattcttccctttcccatatacaaaagatttcaaaggactaaccgtctgagaattcttttgtatccccattcacaaagtttcaaaggtttaaccgcctgagaactttgtcttaacacattggagggtacatcctttgtggtacaagtagagggtacatctacttgggtttgactgagaacaagagagggtacatctcttgtggatcagttctagtggagggtacatctactaggttgttcaaagagaacaagggagggtacatctcttgtggatctttgcttgtaaaaggatttttacaaggttggaaaagaaatctcaaggaccgcaggtcgcttggggactggatgtaggcacgggttgttgccgaaccactataaaaactcttgtgtgtttgtctccttcttccctactcttttaatttccgctgtgcattttaattcccgcttttacttttggttaagtttcttttctactctttatttacttgacaacatagtaaaagccttagaagagtaaatttttaattagtaaaggtttaggaataattaattcaacccccccttcttaattattttgaggccacttgatcaataACCTCTAGACCAACAACAATAAACAAAGTATTGGCAGCCACAAAAATGTCTCTGTGATCTCTAACACATATCCCTCAACCAATAATGTTATCCTGACTCTAGAATACAACATCCACATTGCATTTATACATTTCCACCTCGGATTTGTCCACTTGACCCTGAATCTCATGTGGCTCGATCACCCTTCTAGCTTGCCTCCAATTCAAAAGACAATGCACCGACAAAGTTACATTCCAAATTCTTTCCAACATTTTGAGTTCTTGGCATACCAAGAGCTGCATATAATCATAGCAAAACGTGCATCATCCTCGCCATCAAGATTTTATAGAATATCAAAACATAGTTTTTGGAAACAATCACAACTGGGCATCTCAAAAGTGATCTGGTACTACAACTAAGTTTCCCTCCAGCACTATTGACTTAATTCACATCCAACAAACACAAGGAAGCAACTCTCAAGACCTTTCTCGCATAGAACACATAGGATTGAACaatcaatacttttttttttgcagtctCAACTAGGTAGGGAGACAATCTCAACATGTTCTCCAAGAAAAGAATTTAAGCTTGGTTGGAACTTGTATTTTTCAAATAGAGCTCCAGCTGCCTTCGGTGAATAAATGAGATAGATCAACAATCTTGTCCATCAACAGTCTATATGCAGATCTGATAGAATATTTTCCATTCTTTTTGGCCTCCCAAATACGAGCATCTATTGTAACTGAGATGAATACAAGAACCTGCAAACAGATTAGCTTTAGCCTCATGGAACAAATATGAAACTACCTGAACATTCCACATTTTATGGTCTTGTAGCAATAAGTCCTTCACACACAAGTTATGCAACATATAGTTATTATAATCATGTGAATGAAACATGCCTTTATTTTTCAACCACGACTCATCCATTACTTTAATGTTCTTCCCATAACCAATATGCCACCTATACCCTTCCTTTAGTTGTAACACCCTAGACAAATCACACTAGAAAAGAAAGACCAAAGGTTGTGCTGGTATGAGCCTGCACAGTTGATGAtgacttaaagaaattaattagtattatcTATACCATTAAGATACATCTACTTTTCAATAGTCCATCACTTAAGAACTTCATAGTTAAACATGCTTGGCTTGGAGTAGTAATGAGATGGGTGATCTTCTGGGAAGTTTCCTAGAAAATGTGTAAGTGAGGATAAATTATGCTGAAAAGTCTTGTGTTGGTTTGTGGGGTCAGTCATTGATCCTAGAAGCAGGCAGAGCtgattttttagttcttaaaaaagGCTACCTTTGGAGGGTTTTGACTGGTGGAGCGTTTTGACCAACAAGGATGTTGAGTGAAGTATCACCACATGAAGTGCCATAATGTGAGAGCCACCGAGAAGTCGAAAAATAGGAATCTCACAAACGGTATCAAAGCATACCTCACTCCTAGTACGGTGTGGTTCAAGGAC includes these proteins:
- the LOC102665119 gene encoding uncharacterized protein produces the protein MGAHQSSDFVDLWKLKIPTKSLVFAWRLIRDRLPTKMNLSRRQVTVNDLMCPFCGGAMEEAAHLFFSCSKIQPLWWESLSWVNLLTALPQNPRDYYLQHVLGYVEGKKQIRWRCWWIAMTSTIWKHRNKIVFHNDTLDGSKLIEEAVLLLWTWIKVMEKDFAIHFNQWSSNIKEAFSN